A genomic window from Diospyros lotus cultivar Yz01 chromosome 2, ASM1463336v1, whole genome shotgun sequence includes:
- the LOC127795352 gene encoding adenosylhomocysteinase 1-like: MALLVEKTSSGREYKVKDMSQADFGRLEIELAEVEMPGLMACRVEFGPQQPFKGAKITGSLHMTIQTAVLIETLTALGAAVRWCSCNIFSTQDHAAAAIARDSAAVFAWKGETLQEYWWCTERALDWGPGSGPDLIVDDGGDATLLIHEGVKAEEEFEKTGKLPDPNSTNNAELQIVLGLIRDSIKVDRKRYHKMKERLVGVSEETTTGVKRLYQMQANGSLLFPAINVNDSVTKSKFDNLYGCRHSLPDGLMRATDVMIAGKVAVVCGYGDVGKGCAAALKCAGARVIVTEIDPICALQALMEGIPVLTLEDVVSEADIFVTTTGNKDIIMVHHMKQMKNNAIVCNIGHFDNEIDMHGLETYPGVKRITIKPQTDRWVFPETQTGIIVLAEGRLMNLGCATGHPSFVMSCSFTNQVIAQLELWNERASGKYEKKVYVLPKHLDEKVAALHLGKLGAKLTKLTPEQAAYISVPVEGPYKPPRYRY; encoded by the exons ATGGCTCTGCTGGTAGAGAAGACGTCGTCGGGTCGGGAGTACAAGGTCAAGGACATGTCTCAGGCGGACTTCGGCCGCCTCGAGATCGAGCTCGCCGAGGTCGAGATGCCGGGGCTCATGGCTTGCCGCGTCGAGTTCGGCCCGCAGCAGCCTTTCAAGGGCGCCAAAATTACCGGATCCCTCCACATGACAATCCAGACAGCCGTCCTCATTGAGACTCTCACTGCCCTGGGCGCCGCGGTCCGCTGGTGCTCCTGCAACATCTTCTCCACGCAGGACCACGCCGCCGCCGCCATCGCTAGGGACTCTGCCGCCGTCTTCGCGTGGAAGGGGGAGACTCTCCAGGAGTACTGGTGGTGCACCGAGCGAGCTCTGGACTGGGGCCCCGGATCCGGCCCCGACCTCATCGTCGACGACGGTGGCGACGCCACGCTTCTCATCCACGAGGGAGTGAAGGCCGAGGAGGAGTTTGAGAAGACCGGGAAGCTTCCAGATCCGAATTCGACTAACAATGCGGAGTTGCAGATAGTTCTGGGACTGATCCGGGACTCAATTAAGGTGGATCGAAAGAGGTACCACAAGATGAAGGAGAGGTTGGTTGGGGTTTCGGAGGAGACGACGACTGGAGTGAAGAGGCTGTATCAGATGCAGGCTAATGGCTCTCTCCTGTTCCCCGCTATCAATGTTAACGACTCTGTCACCAAGAGCAAG TTTGATAATTTGTATGGGTGCCGACACTCCCTTCCTGATGGTCTGATGAGAGCCACTGATGTTATGATTGCTGGTAAAGTTGCTGTTGTCTGTGGGTATGGAGATGTCGGCAAGGGCTGTGCTGCTGCTCTCAAATGTGCGGGTGCCCGAGTAATTGTGACTGAAATTGATCCAATCTGTGCTCTTCAAGCGCTGATGGAAGGCATCCCAGTCCTAACCTTGGAAGATGTTGTATCAGAAGCTGACATCTTCGTGACCACCACCGGAAACAAAGACATCATCATGGTTCATCACATGAAGCAGATGAAAAACAATGCAATTGTTTGTAACATCGGCCATTTTGACAACGAGATTGACATGCATGGACTTGAAACTTACCCGGGTGTAAAACGAATCACCATCAAGCCCCAAACTGACCGGTGGGTATTCCCTGAAACCCAGACCGGCATCATCGTCCTGGCTGAGGGGCGGTTGATGAATCTGGGATGTGCAACCGGGCATCCCAGCTTTGTCATGTCGTGCTCGTTCACGAACCAGGTGATTGCTCAGCTTGAGCTCTGGAACGAGAGGGCAAGTGGCAAGTATGAGAAGAAGGTGTACGTCCTTCCCAAGCACTTGGATGAGAAGGTGGCGGCCCTTCATCTTGGGAAACTGGGAGCTAAGCTGACGAAGCTCACTCCGGAGCAGGCTGCTTATATTAGTGTCCCGGTTGAAGGTCCGTACAAGCCCCCTCGCTACAGGTACTGA